The following coding sequences are from one Syngnathus acus chromosome 14, fSynAcu1.2, whole genome shotgun sequence window:
- the gnb2 gene encoding guanine nucleotide-binding protein G(I)/G(S)/G(T) subunit beta-2, with the protein MSELEQLRQEAEQLRNQIRDARKACGDSTLTQITAGLDPVGRIQMRTRRTLRGHLAKIYAMHWGSDSRLLVSASQDGKLIVWDSYTTNKIHAIPLRSSWVMTCAYAPSGNYVACGGLDNICSIYCLKTREGNVRISRELPGHTGYLSCCRFIDDNQIITSSGDTTCALWDIETSQQTTVFSGHTGDVMSLSLAPDLRTFVSGACDASVKLWDIRDSMCRQTFTGHESDINAICFFPNGSAFATGSDDATCRLFDLRADQELSLYCHDNIICGITSVAFSRSGRLLLAGYDDFNCNIWDAMKGDRAGVLAGHDNRVSCLGVTDDGMAVSTGSWDSFLKIWN; encoded by the exons atgaGTGAGCTGGAGCAGCTTCGCCAGGAGGCCGAGCAGCTGAGGAACCAGATACGA GATGCCAGGAAAGCATGTGGAGATTCCACCTTGACACAG ATAACTGCTGGTCTGGATCCAGTGGGGCGGATACAGATGCGAACAAGACGCACCCTTCGAGGCCACCTTGCTAAGATCTATGCCATGCATTGGGGGTCAGACTCAAG GCTTCTTGTTAGCGCCTCTCAAGATGGCAAACTGATCGTGTGGGACAGCTACACCACTAACAAG ATCCACGCCATCCCGCTGCGCTCCTCCTGGGTGATGACCTGCGCGTACGCCCCGTCCGGGAACTACGTGGCATGTGGAGGCCTTGATAACATCTGCTCCATCTACTGCCTGAAAACACGTGAGGGGAACGTCCGCATCAGCCGGGAACTACCTGGGCATACAG GTTACCTGTCATGTTGCCGTTTCATCGACGACAATCAAATCATCACGAGTTCAGGAGACACCACCTG CGCATTGTGGGACATCGAGACGAGCCAGCAGACCACGGTGTTCTCGGGCCACACGGGCGACGTCATGAGTCTGTCTCTGGCGCCCGACCTGCGCACCTTTGTGTCGGGGGCGTGCGACGCCTCGGTCAAACTGTGGGACATCAGGGACAGCATGTGTCGACAGACCTTCACGGGACACGAGTCGGATATTAACGCTATCTGT TTCTTCCCCAACGGCAGCGCTTTTGCCACGGGCTCCGACGACGCCACCTGCAGGCTGTTTGACCTGCGTGCCGACCAGGAACTCAGTCTCTATTGCCATGACAACATCATCTGCGGAATCACCTCAGTGGCTTTCTCCCGCTCTGGCCGCCTGCTGCTGGCTGGCTACGATGACTTTAACTGCAACATCTGGGACGCCATGAAGGGAGACAGAGCAG GAGTCTTGGCCGGCCATGACAATCGTGTGAGCTGTCTGGGTGTGACTGATGATGGCATGGCTGTGTCCACCGGGTCCTGGGACAGCTTCCTTAAGATCTGGAACTAA